A single region of the Streptomyces vilmorinianum genome encodes:
- the thrS gene encoding threonine--tRNA ligase, whose amino-acid sequence MSDVRVTVQSASGVEDRAVSAGTTAGALFADDRSVIAARVGGELKDLTYVVAEGDVVEPVEISSPDGLDILRHSTAHVMAQAVQELFPEAKLGIGPPVRDGFYYDFDVEKPFTPEDLKSIEKKMQEIQKRGQRFSRRVVTDEAAREELAGEPYKLELIGIKGSASTDDGANVEVGGGELTIYDNLDAKTGELCWKDLCRGPHLPTTRNIPAFKLMRNAAAYWRGSEKNPMLQRIYGTAWPSKDELKAHLDFLAEAEKRDHRKLGNELDLFSVPDEIGSGLAVFHPKGGIIRRVMEDYSRKRHEEEGYEFVYSPHATKGKLFEKSGHLDWYAEGMYPPMQLDEGVDYYLKPMNCPMHNLIFDARGRSYRELPLRLFEFGTVYRYEKSGVVHGLTRARGFTQDDAHIYCTREQMAEELDKTLTFVLNLLRDYGLTDFYLELSTKDPEKFVGSDEVWEEATAVLQQVAEKQGLPLTPDPGGAAFYGPKISVQARDAIGRTWQMSTVQLDFNLPERFDLEYTGPDGTKQRPVMIHRALFGSIERFFAVLLEHYAGAMPPWLAPVQATGIPIGDAHIPYLQEFAAKAKKQGLRVEVDASSDRMQKKIRNAQKQKVPFMIIAGDEDMANGAVSFRYRDGSQENGIPVDEAIAKIAKVVEERVQV is encoded by the coding sequence GTGTCTGATGTCCGTGTGACCGTCCAGTCCGCCTCCGGAGTCGAGGATCGGGCGGTGAGCGCGGGCACCACCGCCGGCGCGCTGTTCGCCGACGACCGGTCCGTGATCGCCGCCCGCGTCGGCGGTGAGCTGAAGGACCTCACCTACGTCGTCGCCGAGGGCGATGTCGTCGAGCCCGTCGAGATCTCCTCCCCGGACGGTCTCGACATCCTGCGCCACTCCACCGCGCACGTCATGGCCCAGGCCGTGCAGGAGCTCTTCCCCGAGGCCAAGCTGGGCATCGGCCCGCCGGTCCGTGACGGCTTCTACTACGACTTCGACGTCGAGAAGCCCTTCACCCCCGAGGACCTCAAGAGCATCGAGAAGAAGATGCAGGAGATCCAGAAGCGGGGCCAGCGCTTCTCCCGCCGCGTGGTGACCGACGAGGCCGCCCGCGAGGAGCTCGCCGGCGAGCCGTACAAGCTGGAGCTCATCGGCATCAAGGGCTCCGCCTCGACCGACGACGGCGCCAACGTCGAGGTGGGCGGCGGCGAGCTGACCATCTACGACAACCTCGACGCCAAGACCGGCGAGCTGTGCTGGAAGGACCTCTGCCGCGGTCCCCACCTGCCCACCACCCGGAACATCCCCGCGTTCAAGCTCATGCGCAACGCCGCCGCCTACTGGCGCGGCAGCGAGAAGAACCCGATGCTCCAGCGCATCTACGGCACCGCCTGGCCGTCGAAGGACGAGCTGAAGGCCCACCTCGACTTCCTCGCCGAGGCCGAGAAGCGCGACCACCGCAAGCTCGGCAACGAGCTCGACCTCTTCTCCGTCCCGGACGAGATCGGCTCCGGCCTCGCCGTCTTCCACCCCAAGGGCGGCATCATCCGCCGGGTCATGGAGGACTACTCGCGCAAGCGCCACGAGGAGGAGGGCTACGAGTTCGTCTACTCGCCGCACGCCACCAAGGGCAAGCTGTTCGAGAAGTCGGGCCACCTCGACTGGTACGCCGAGGGCATGTACCCCCCCATGCAGCTCGACGAGGGCGTGGACTACTACCTCAAGCCCATGAACTGCCCGATGCACAACCTGATCTTCGACGCGCGCGGGCGTTCCTACCGTGAACTGCCGCTGCGCCTCTTCGAGTTCGGCACCGTGTACCGGTACGAGAAGTCCGGCGTCGTGCACGGCCTGACCCGTGCCCGCGGCTTCACCCAGGACGACGCGCACATCTACTGCACCCGCGAGCAGATGGCGGAGGAGCTGGACAAGACCCTCACCTTCGTCCTGAACCTGCTGCGCGACTACGGTCTGACCGACTTCTACCTGGAGCTGTCCACCAAGGACCCGGAGAAGTTCGTCGGCTCCGACGAGGTCTGGGAGGAGGCCACCGCGGTCCTCCAGCAGGTCGCCGAGAAGCAGGGCCTCCCGCTCACCCCCGACCCGGGCGGCGCCGCCTTCTACGGCCCGAAGATCTCCGTGCAGGCGCGCGACGCCATCGGCCGCACCTGGCAGATGTCGACCGTGCAGCTGGACTTCAACCTGCCGGAGCGCTTCGACCTGGAGTACACCGGCCCCGACGGCACCAAGCAGCGTCCGGTCATGATCCACCGCGCGCTGTTCGGCTCCATCGAGCGCTTCTTCGCGGTCCTCCTCGAGCACTACGCGGGCGCCATGCCGCCGTGGCTGGCCCCGGTCCAGGCGACCGGCATCCCGATCGGCGACGCGCACATCCCGTACCTGCAGGAGTTCGCCGCCAAGGCGAAGAAGCAGGGGCTGCGGGTCGAGGTCGACGCCTCCTCCGACCGGATGCAGAAGAAGATCAGGAACGCCCAGAAGCAGAAGGTGCCGTTCATGATCATCGCCGGTGACGAGGACATGGCCAACGGCGCCGTCTCCTTCCGCTACCGCGACGGTTCGCAGGAGAACGGCATCCCGGTCGACGAGGCCATCGCCAAGATCGCCAAGGTCGTCGAGGAGCGCGTCCAGGTCTGA
- a CDS encoding potassium channel family protein: MNERPEAQERWDRRMETPLAVLSLLFFAGYAVQVLAPGLPDAWLDFCLAVVCAAWAVFAVDYAVRLRLSGQRPLRFVRTHFLDTVVLVLPLLRPLRVVNIYERIQRRRDQPRLTLYARVMAYAGLTATLLGFAGALTVYHYEYGAPGATIRTFGDAVWWACSTLSTVGYGDVSPVTPMGRVTAVGVMGCGLALLGAVTGSFSSWLIQTFAREDEMRPPGGSPGAS; the protein is encoded by the coding sequence ATGAACGAGAGGCCAGAGGCACAGGAGCGCTGGGACCGCCGGATGGAGACCCCGCTGGCGGTGCTTTCCCTGCTGTTCTTCGCCGGGTACGCGGTACAGGTGCTGGCCCCCGGTCTCCCGGACGCCTGGCTGGACTTCTGTCTGGCGGTGGTGTGCGCCGCCTGGGCCGTGTTCGCCGTGGACTACGCGGTACGGCTGCGGCTGAGCGGCCAGCGCCCGCTGCGGTTCGTCCGCACCCACTTCCTGGACACCGTGGTCCTGGTGCTGCCGCTGCTGCGCCCCCTGCGGGTCGTGAACATCTACGAGCGGATCCAGCGCCGCCGCGACCAGCCCCGTCTCACCCTCTACGCCCGGGTCATGGCCTACGCCGGTCTCACGGCCACCCTGCTCGGCTTCGCGGGCGCGCTCACGGTGTACCACTACGAGTACGGGGCGCCGGGCGCCACGATCCGTACCTTCGGGGACGCGGTCTGGTGGGCGTGCTCCACGCTGTCGACGGTGGGCTACGGCGACGTGTCCCCGGTGACGCCCATGGGCCGGGTCACGGCCGTGGGCGTGATGGGGTGCGGGCTGGCACTCCTCGGCGCGGTGACGGGTTCCTTCTCGTCCTGGCTGATCCAGACGTTCGCGCGGGAGGACGAGATGAGGCCCCCGGGGGGCTCCCCGGGGGCCTCATGA
- a CDS encoding HIT family protein, with the protein MLHSMTTEPEQQIGVGTQDAFQRLWTPHRMAYIQGENKPTGPGAEDGCPFCTIPAKSDEDGLVIARGEHVYSVLNLYPYNGGHLMVVPYRHVADYTDLNEAETAELGEFTKRAMIALRTASGAHGFNIGMNQGAVAGAGIAAHLHQHVVPRWGGDTNFMPVVGHTKVLPQLLADTRKMLADAWPASSSLA; encoded by the coding sequence ATGCTGCACAGCATGACGACTGAGCCGGAGCAGCAGATCGGAGTGGGGACGCAGGACGCGTTCCAGCGCCTGTGGACGCCTCACCGGATGGCGTACATCCAGGGCGAGAACAAGCCGACCGGGCCGGGTGCCGAGGACGGCTGCCCGTTCTGCACGATTCCGGCGAAGTCGGACGAGGACGGGCTCGTGATAGCGCGTGGCGAGCACGTGTACTCCGTGCTGAACCTCTACCCGTACAACGGCGGACACCTGATGGTGGTGCCCTACCGTCATGTCGCCGACTACACGGATCTGAACGAGGCGGAGACGGCCGAGCTCGGCGAGTTCACCAAGCGCGCCATGATCGCGCTGCGGACGGCGTCCGGTGCGCACGGCTTCAACATCGGCATGAACCAGGGCGCGGTCGCCGGTGCCGGCATCGCCGCCCATCTGCACCAGCACGTGGTGCCGCGCTGGGGCGGCGACACCAACTTCATGCCGGTCGTCGGCCATACGAAGGTGCTGCCGCAGCTTCTCGCCGACACCCGCAAGATGCTCGCCGACGCCTGGCCGGCGTCGTCGAGCCTCGCGTAA